One genomic segment of Plasmodium cynomolgi strain B DNA, chromosome 14, whole genome shotgun sequence includes these proteins:
- a CDS encoding mitochondrial carrier protein (putative) gives NLVTGALSGVAVDAVLYPIDSIKTNAQAKKAFSFSDLKKLYSGILPTLVGTVPASAFFYCFYELSKKLLKENRENISKTNLYLISTSVAEVTACAVRLPFEIVKQRMQVSGSSSVISTIYDVTQREGLMSFLGKSYFVMIVREIPFDCIQYFLWESFKEKAKRDFGKFSKKYPSITSAICGGLAGGIAGFLTTPMDGKSYLETVTEIAEEGYMTFYKGCCFRSLYLFFGGLIFFGSLRFFSFKKE, from the exons AATTTGGTAACGGGAGCCCTATCGGGCGTCGCCGTTGATGCCGTACTGTACCCCATTGACAGCATAAAAACGAATGCGCAGGCAAAAAAGGCCTTCTCATTTTCTGACTTAAAGAAGTTGTATAGTGGGATTTTGCCAACCCTAGTTGGCACAGTTCCAGCTAGCGCTTTCTTTTACTGCTTTTATGAATTATCCAAAAAGTTACTCAAAg aaaatagagaaaatatCAGCAAAACGAATTTGTACTTAATTTCAACAAGTGTGGCGGAGGTTACAGCGTGTGCCGTGAG GTTGCCATTCGAAATAGTGAAGCAGAGAATGCAGGTGTCTGGGAGCAGCTCCGTGATAAGCACGATATACGATGTTACGCAGCGAGAAGGCCTGATGTCGTTTCTGGGCAAAAGCTATTTCGTTATGATTGTGCGAGAAATTCCCTTCGACTGCATTCAGTACTTCCTGTGGGAGAGCTTTAAGGAAAAGGCCAAGAGAG actttggaaaattttccaaaaagtaCCCCTCCATAACGTCTGCCATATGCGGCGGACTTGCAg GCGGAATCGCCGGGTTTTTAACTACCCCCATGGAC GGAAAATCCTATTTAGAAACCGTCACAGAAATAGCGGAAGAAGGATATATGACATTCTACAAGGGATGCTGCTTTCGGTCGctctatttattttttgggggaCTCATCTTTTTTGGGTCCCTTagatttttctcctttaaaaaggaa
- a CDS encoding hypothetical protein (putative), with protein RRKASTKKKKKKKHKKHTFKNLQKKQNDKKGKEEKMKKLDNYLINQENELDFQENYSLFSKFNANADDLFYNPQDDKMATHLISKKAQGKNGESKDTPVKDNFLDSLNSLKFKIKQEIQENNDLLSMQTRKQLRQSSKERLKGNSSWGPNKITTPGNKPKRALKKTNASNKKQIDDVTTKMKKKSNYCEAEKCVSANCGQTCSTSFSHQMGGKDKGTNPLPVNSGQIIDDAFFQKDELFAEGESNTLVFGKNNFESINKIVEVSMKENGQGKSGRMGEAEKELSLSAQIFQQCRNEQPILNQLGESCTDDFFKEDENNQDNEVALEQNGQSDIRGGGGSRLRTANPDGVDHLTESAQGGKVGEKNISTPSDANPELDFFLNGAAPIKEENCFDLFFNESMATPTIFQRRRH; from the coding sequence CGCAGAAAAGcatcaacaaaaaaaaaaaaaaaaaaaaaacacaaaaaacacacatttaaaaacttgcaaaagaaacaaaatgacaaaaagggaaaggaagaaaaaatgaaaaagctaGACAATTATCTGATTAACCAGGAAAATGAATTGGATTTCCAAGAAAACTATTCCTTGTTTAGCAAATTTAATGCTAATGCGGATGACCTTTTTTACAACCCCCAAGATGATAAAATGGCAACCCACTTAATAAGCAAAAAGGCACAAGGAAAGAATGGTGAAAGTAAGGACACCCCGGTTAAGGACAACTTTCTCGATTCCTTGAATTCActcaaatttaaaattaaacagGAAATTCAAGAAAACAACGATCTGCTGTCTATGCAAACGCGTAAGCAGCTAAGACAGAGTAGTAAAGAAAGGCTGAAAGGGAACTCCAGCTGGGGACCAAACAAAATAACTACCCCAGGGAATAAACCCAAAAGGGCCCTTAAAAAGACAAACGCTTCGAATAAAAAACAGATAGATGATGTAAccaccaaaatgaagaaaaagagcaaCTACTGTGAAGCGGAAAAATGTGTTAGTGCCAACTGCGGACAGACCTGTAGCACTTCCTTCTCACACCAAATGGGAGGTAAGGACAAGGGAACAAACCCACTTCCTGTCAATTCTGGACAAATAATCGATGACGcctttttccaaaaagaTGAATTATTTGCAGAAGGGGAAAGTAACACCCTAGTGTTCGggaaaaacaattttgaaagcattaacaaaattgttgaaGTTTCCATGAAGGAAAACGGGCAAGGTAAAAGTGGAAGGATGGGAGAAGCTGAAAAGGAATTATCATTATCTGCCCAAATTTTCCAGCAATGTCGAAACGAGCAACCTATTTTGAACCAACTGGGGGAATCCTGCAcagatgatttttttaaagaagatGAAAATAACCAAGACAATGAGGTGGCGTTAGAGCAGAATGGCCAAAGTGACATTCGAGGAGGCGGCGGAAGTCGTCTCCGCACAGCTAACCCAGACGGCGTTGACCACCTCACAGAAAGCGCGCAAGGGGGCAAAGTAGGcgagaaaaatatatccacTCCAAGTGATGCAAACCCCGAGTTGGACTTTTTCCTCAATGGAGCGGCGCCCATAAAGGAGGAGAACTGTTTTGATTTGTTCTTTAACGAATCCATGGCAACTCCGACCATATTTCAGAGGAGAAGGCATTAG